The DNA segment AACGTTCATAGTTTATGCTTATCAAGAAGCATTTGACTACAGTAATTTTGCCTTAGCTTCAGCATGGTCAGTAATATCTACGATATTCGTAATAATTTTAGGCTTAATTGTAATAAAATATACTCATATACTAGATTCGTTTAGTTAAGGTGATATAAATGAAACTCTTTAAGTATATTAGATTAGCTATTTCATATGCAATTTTAATATTCATGGTTCTTTTTTCAGTATTTCCATTATATTATATAATAATGACCTCTTTAAGTAACGCTCCTAATTTAATATCCTTAGACGTTTCAGATTTATTTCCTAAACATATTTACTTTACCGCTTATAGAGAATTATTAACAGTCAATTACTATGGCGGAAGCTTTCCTTTATGGATTAGGAATAGCTTAATTTTAGCATCTTCTACTGCGCTTATTTCAATTCTGCTTGCAATGCTAACTGGTTACGCTCTGTCTAGGTTGAATATTCCAGCAAAGAAAACCTTAGCAGCGTTTATTTATATAGTAACGTTTTTCCCTTACACTGCTACAGCAGTTCCATTATATCTAATGTTTGCAAAATTCCATATGTTAAATTATATAGGTTTAATTATAGCCTATACGCCAGGAACTTCAATATTCGCAGCATTCTTAGCAAAGCTTGCAATAGATTCCATTCCACCGTCGTATGAGGAAATAGCTATGGTTGATGGACTTTCTAGGTTTCAAGTATTTTTAAGGATTATTATGAGGCTTGCATTACCAATAGTTGCTTTAACAGCTATACTTAGCTTTTCAGGAGCTTACTTAGATTTTGCATT comes from the Acidianus infernus genome and includes:
- a CDS encoding ABC transporter permease subunit; this encodes MKLFKYIRLAISYAILIFMVLFSVFPLYYIIMTSLSNAPNLISLDVSDLFPKHIYFTAYRELLTVNYYGGSFPLWIRNSLILASSTALISILLAMLTGYALSRLNIPAKKTLAAFIYIVTFFPYTATAVPLYLMFAKFHMLNYIGLIIAYTPGTSIFAAFLAKLAIDSIPPSYEEIAMVDGLSRFQVFLRIIMRLALPIVALTAILSFSGAYLDFALAYAFLLPHISDWTATIGLYYAAGLLNYASAPAYNLFAAGSVIMGIPLTALFIASQRMMTRAYSTLAGVK